A stretch of Candidatus Vicinibacter affinis DNA encodes these proteins:
- a CDS encoding sensor histidine kinase, with amino-acid sequence MHYDHNGWDWSIQNDFWCNFFSSLASFVFSVITFNILLHASVYRRLKVIYRLINDQKKEDTQKLTSLITANNLFDMVEADVNAWLDKKNNDMIALSKLEDYRREYIGNVSHELKTPIFNIQGYIQTLINGAINDHEVNSKFLEKALSNAERLQTIVEDLEAISRLESSQSVWDLQSFDIQELVEEVFGDLEETAKQKNISMSFKSGADQKYQVQGEREQIRLVLNNLIQNSIKYGDTNGKTKVSFYDMDTKILIEVSDDGIGIPEDHHKFIFDRFYRVDKSRSREMGGSGLGLSIVKHILEYHGQTINVRSTPGKGSTFSFTLNKVN; translated from the coding sequence TTGCATTACGACCATAATGGTTGGGATTGGTCTATTCAAAATGACTTTTGGTGCAATTTTTTTAGCTCATTAGCTAGCTTTGTATTTTCGGTCATTACTTTTAATATCCTTCTGCATGCTTCCGTCTACCGCAGATTAAAAGTAATTTACCGCCTCATCAACGATCAAAAAAAAGAAGACACCCAAAAGTTAACAAGTCTGATTACGGCTAATAATCTCTTCGACATGGTGGAGGCAGATGTCAATGCCTGGCTCGATAAAAAGAACAATGACATGATTGCTTTATCGAAGCTTGAAGATTACCGAAGGGAATACATCGGGAACGTTTCCCACGAATTAAAAACTCCTATTTTCAACATTCAAGGTTACATACAAACTTTGATCAATGGAGCGATCAACGACCATGAGGTTAACTCTAAATTTTTGGAAAAAGCATTGTCCAATGCTGAACGCCTGCAAACCATTGTGGAAGATCTTGAAGCCATTTCCAGGCTGGAATCCAGTCAGAGTGTATGGGATCTTCAATCGTTTGACATTCAGGAATTGGTTGAGGAGGTATTTGGCGATTTGGAAGAAACCGCCAAGCAAAAGAATATCAGCATGTCTTTTAAGTCTGGTGCGGATCAAAAATATCAGGTACAAGGTGAAAGGGAACAGATCCGCCTAGTCTTAAACAATCTGATTCAAAATTCAATAAAATACGGAGACACCAACGGTAAAACCAAAGTCAGTTTCTACGATATGGACACCAAGATCTTGATCGAAGTTTCCGATGATGGAATTGGAATACCGGAAGACCACCATAAATTTATATTTGACCGGTTTTACAGGGTTGACAAAAGCAGATCCAGAGAAATGGGCGGAAGTGGCCTGGGACTCTCCATAGTCAAACACATCCTGGAATACCACGGACAAACCATCAATGTGCGCAGCACGCCCGGAAAAGGCAGCACCTTTAGCTTTACTTTAAATAAGGTGAATTAG
- a CDS encoding response regulator transcription factor, translating to MKNSTKILIVDDEADTLEFINYHLSSLGYEVKVALNGKLALEILQTFEPELILVDYMMPEMDGLSFLRHLKSKYPNNEYKIAFLTAKTDDQTQMNVLDSGADDFITKPIKPNVLSSRIKAILRRNQKNKFATEAVLKFGDLTIDPESYRVIVGDTPLDFPRKEFQLLYLLAEKPGKVFKRDEILHKVWGNDVLVGERTIDVHIRKIRERLDGRYIKTIKGIGYKLEF from the coding sequence ATGAAGAATTCGACTAAAATCCTGATTGTTGATGATGAAGCAGATACGCTGGAGTTCATCAACTACCATCTAAGCTCTTTAGGATATGAAGTCAAAGTGGCTTTGAATGGTAAACTTGCGCTGGAAATTTTACAAACATTTGAACCGGAGCTGATTCTTGTAGATTATATGATGCCGGAAATGGATGGGCTGAGTTTCCTAAGACATTTAAAGTCTAAGTATCCCAACAATGAATACAAAATAGCCTTCCTTACCGCCAAGACCGATGACCAAACACAAATGAATGTCCTTGATTCAGGTGCGGATGATTTTATTACCAAGCCCATCAAACCCAATGTTCTTTCGAGCAGGATAAAGGCCATCCTAAGGCGCAATCAGAAAAATAAATTTGCAACAGAGGCTGTACTTAAATTCGGAGACCTCACCATAGATCCTGAGTCCTATAGAGTTATTGTGGGTGACACACCCCTTGATTTTCCCAGAAAAGAATTCCAATTGCTATATTTGTTGGCGGAAAAGCCGGGCAAGGTCTTCAAACGCGATGAAATCCTTCATAAAGTTTGGGGAAATGATGTACTTGTCGGCGAAAGAACCATAGATGTCCACATCAGAAAAATCAGAGAAAGGCTGGATGGACGGTACATAAAAACGATTAAAGGCATTGGCTATAAACTGGAATTCTAA
- a CDS encoding DUF4296 domain-containing protein has protein sequence MYKSLLPLLVLFFICCKENKDSKPPISPEEMAAILTDLYYMEANFESLSGYVKDSLTQTLKQEILNKHQTNDSIFLLAGDYYNLRPEMLEKIERMVIDKIESQSKPDSSTIRN, from the coding sequence ATGTATAAGAGCCTGTTGCCATTATTGGTTTTGTTCTTCATTTGCTGCAAGGAGAACAAAGATTCCAAGCCACCAATTTCTCCTGAAGAAATGGCTGCCATACTTACAGACTTGTATTATATGGAGGCAAATTTTGAATCTCTTTCTGGTTATGTAAAAGACAGTCTGACGCAAACGCTCAAACAAGAAATACTGAACAAGCACCAAACCAACGATTCAATCTTCCTTCTGGCCGGCGATTATTACAACCTAAGACCTGAAATGCTTGAAAAAATTGAGCGAATGGTGATTGACAAAATTGAATCTCAATCAAAACCGGATTCTTCAACCATCCGAAATTAA